One Vicia villosa cultivar HV-30 ecotype Madison, WI unplaced genomic scaffold, Vvil1.0 ctg.003869F_1_1, whole genome shotgun sequence genomic window carries:
- the LOC131641591 gene encoding uncharacterized protein LOC131641591, translating to MAPPLKTGKRNYSYSFVNPNLKSVECLAKKITPDESTNLREKYGYILSLLKMPFTKDEQEGVHTLLQFYHPSLRCFAFTDYLLAPTLEEYSSFLGIPVGKEVPYYSAMKAPDSVEIAKALYLSKSVVEANLTKKGGCHGFRMEFLVKRGCDAAEAKEWDTFRAILALSIYGIVMFANVPDFVDMHAIHIFILQNPVPTLLGDVYHSVHHRNEQKGGLVRFCAPLLYRWFRSHLPERGAFVDSRYTSRWADRIMGLRAKDIVWYNRSLDHMEVVMSCGKFKNVPLMGIRGGINYNPILARRTYGYAFISPPEQAEIAENIYYHSATNVRQMAEAAQAWKNICWRDKKYFGQRDCATYKDYTEWVEVVANTQGMPFPPKDPLYPPTDCGAESEID from the exons ATGGCTCCACCACTGAAGACTGGCAAGCGCAATTACTCTTACTCTTTTGTGAATCCTAATCTGAAGTCTGTTGAGTGTTTGGCAAAGAAGATCACACCGGATGAGTCTACCAATCTCCGAGAAAAATATGGGTACATTCTGAGCCTCCTCAAGATGCCATTCACCAAGGATGAGCAAGAGGGAGTTCACACTTTGCTTCAGTTCTATCATCCTTCCCTCCGTTGTTTCGCATTCACTGATTATCTTTTGGCTCCTACCTTGGAAGAGTATTCGTCATTCCTTGGCATTCCTGTTGGGAAAGAGGTACCTTATTATAGCGCCATGAAGGCCCCTGATTCCGTTGAAattgctaaggctctttatttgagcaaatcAGTCGTGGAGGCAAATCTCACCAAGAAAGGAGGTTGTCATGGTTTTCGTATGGAATTCCTGGTTAAAAGAGGTTGTGATGCTGCTGAAGCCAAAGAGTGGGACACTTTTAGAGCTATCCTGGCTCTAAGTATCTATGGTATCGTGATGTTCGCAAATGTGCCTGACTTTGTTGATATGCATGCCATCCACATATTCATTCTGCAGAACCCCGTTCCTACACTTCTGGGGGATGTTTATCATTCCGTTCATCATCGTAATGAGCAGAAAGGAGGTTTGGTTAGATTCTGTGCTCCGCTGCTATACCGTTGGTTCAGATCACATTTGCCGGAACGTGGAGCTTTTGTTGATAGTAGGTACACATCCAGATGGGCTGATAGAATTATGGGGCTTAGAGCTAAGGACATTGTCTGGTACAACCGATCCTtggaccatatggaagttgttatgagttgtgggaagttcAAGAATGTGCCTCTCATGGGCATCAGAGGTGGGATCAACTATAATCCTATCCTGGCTAGAAGAACATATGGATACGCTTTCATTAGTCCTCCTGAACAAGCAGAGATTGCTGAGAATATTTACTATCATTCAGCCACCAATGTTAGGCAAATGGCAGAAGCTGCGCAAGCCTGGAAGAATATTTGCTGGAGAGATAAGAAGTATTTTGGTCAAAGAGACTGTGCGACTTATAAAGACTATACTGAGTGGGTTGAAGTTGTGGCCAACACCCAAGGGATGCCCTTCCCTCCAAAAGATCCTTTGTATCCTCCTACTG ACTGTGGAGCAGAATCggaaattgactga